A window from Gottschalkiaceae bacterium SANA encodes these proteins:
- the rfbB_2 gene encoding dTDP-glucose 4,6-dehydratase, producing MTILVTGGAGFIGSNFIFHMIKAHPEYRIICVDKLTYAGNLSTLTPVLHNPKFTFYKTDICDRKAIYEIFETEKPDIVVNFAAESHVDRSIENPEVFLQTNILGTQVMMDACRKYGIIRYHQVSTDEVYGDLPLDKPDLLFTETTPIQTSSPYSASKASADLLVQAYNRTFGLPVSISRCSNNYGPYHFPEKLIPLVIANALNNKPIPVYGKGENVRDWLYVEDHCKAIDLIIHSGRVGEVYNLGGHNEMKNIDIVKLICKKLGKPESLITYVADRKGHDMRYAIDPKKIHNELGWLPETKFFVGINKTIDWYLHNKLWWEDIISGEYQNYYAKMYVNR from the coding sequence ATGACTATTCTTGTTACTGGAGGAGCTGGGTTTATAGGCTCAAATTTTATTTTTCATATGATAAAAGCACATCCGGAGTATCGAATTATTTGCGTTGATAAGTTAACTTATGCAGGTAATCTATCTACGCTTACACCTGTTTTGCATAATCCTAAATTCACCTTTTATAAGACGGATATTTGTGATAGAAAAGCTATCTATGAGATTTTTGAAACCGAAAAACCAGATATCGTAGTAAATTTTGCTGCAGAGTCACATGTTGATAGGTCAATTGAAAATCCTGAAGTGTTTTTGCAAACCAATATTTTAGGAACACAGGTTATGATGGATGCGTGTCGTAAATATGGTATAATTCGATATCATCAGGTTTCCACGGATGAGGTTTATGGTGATTTACCATTGGATAAACCAGATTTACTTTTTACGGAAACAACTCCCATTCAGACAAGCAGTCCATATTCAGCTTCAAAGGCATCAGCAGATCTGCTTGTTCAGGCATATAATAGAACGTTTGGGCTACCAGTATCTATTTCGCGATGCTCTAACAACTATGGGCCATACCATTTTCCTGAAAAACTAATACCGTTAGTAATTGCTAACGCATTAAATAATAAGCCGATTCCTGTATATGGGAAAGGTGAGAATGTCCGTGATTGGCTTTATGTAGAAGATCATTGTAAAGCGATAGACTTAATTATTCATAGTGGTAGAGTTGGCGAGGTTTATAATCTTGGTGGACACAATGAAATGAAAAACATTGATATTGTTAAATTGATCTGCAAAAAACTCGGGAAACCAGAAAGTCTTATAACATATGTGGCAGATCGAAAAGGTCATGATATGCGTTATGCCATAGATCCTAAAAAAATACATAATGAACTTGGATGGTTGCCTGAAACAAAGTTTTTTGTCGGAATTAATAAGACTATTGACTGGTACTTACATAATAAATTGTGGTGGGAGGATATTATTTCTGGTGAATATCAAAACTACTATGCAAAAATGTATGTAAATAGATAA
- the rfbC gene encoding dTDP-4-dehydrorhamnose 3,5-epimerase: MKRIDKEVEGVCIIEPRVFGDSRGYFMETWSTRNFEEIGLNVSFIQDNQSFTQKKGTIRGIHFQQNPMAQAKLVRVVTGAVMDYAVDLRKGSPTYRKWVCAELSADNKRQFYIPQGFGHAFITLTDDVTFVYRCDNHFSKECDRGIRYDDPSIGIDWGTDNVFLSEKDIKSPWLDDSDCNFVFQD, translated from the coding sequence GTGAAACGTATAGATAAAGAGGTAGAGGGGGTTTGTATTATCGAGCCACGGGTTTTTGGGGACTCACGTGGGTATTTTATGGAAACTTGGTCTACCAGAAATTTTGAAGAAATAGGACTGAATGTTAGTTTTATTCAGGATAATCAGAGTTTCACACAGAAAAAAGGGACAATCCGTGGAATCCATTTTCAGCAGAACCCTATGGCACAGGCTAAGCTGGTAAGGGTTGTAACGGGTGCAGTTATGGACTATGCGGTTGATCTGAGAAAAGGATCACCAACTTATAGGAAATGGGTATGTGCAGAACTGTCTGCTGACAATAAACGCCAATTTTATATTCCGCAGGGTTTTGGACACGCGTTCATTACTCTTACAGACGACGTAACATTTGTTTATCGTTGTGATAATCATTTTAGTAAGGAATGTGATAGAGGAATTCGCTATGATGACCCGTCAATTGGGATCGATTGGGGTACTGATAATGTATTTCTTTCAGAGAAGGACATCAAATCTCCCTGGTTAGATGATAGTGATTGCAATTTCGTATTTCAAGATTAA
- the rfbA gene encoding glucose-1-phosphate thymidylyltransferase RfbA produces the protein MKGIILAGGSGTRLYPLTIVTSKQLLPIYDKPMIYYPLSTLMLAGIRDILIIATPQDLTNFERLLGDGSQYGISLSYKVQPSPDGLAQAFIIGEEFIGDEPCAMILGDNIYYGNGFSHILKSTAKNAENGVATIFGYYVNDPERFGIVEFDKFGNVLSVEEKPQHPKSNYCITGLYFYPRGVSEMAKKVKPSARGELEITTLNDIYLQEENLTAQLLGRGFAWLDTGTMDSLVDATTFVQMVEKRQGIKISVLEEIAYRNGWVDEHELESSVNKYGKSPYGEYLKRVLEGKVQDIRREEK, from the coding sequence ATGAAAGGTATTATATTGGCTGGTGGTTCGGGTACGCGCTTATACCCTTTGACCATTGTGACAAGCAAACAGCTACTTCCAATTTATGACAAGCCGATGATTTATTATCCCTTGTCTACGCTAATGCTAGCAGGAATAAGAGATATTCTTATCATAGCGACACCACAAGATCTTACAAATTTTGAACGATTGTTAGGTGATGGTAGTCAGTACGGAATCTCTCTCTCGTATAAAGTGCAGCCTTCTCCAGATGGATTGGCTCAAGCTTTTATCATCGGAGAAGAATTTATAGGTGATGAACCATGTGCGATGATTTTGGGCGACAATATATATTATGGCAATGGTTTTAGCCATATTCTCAAAAGTACAGCAAAGAATGCAGAAAATGGAGTAGCCACAATTTTTGGGTACTATGTTAATGATCCAGAGCGCTTTGGAATAGTTGAGTTTGATAAGTTTGGGAACGTTCTTTCAGTTGAAGAAAAGCCTCAACATCCGAAGAGTAATTATTGTATAACCGGTTTATATTTCTATCCCAGAGGCGTATCGGAGATGGCGAAAAAGGTTAAGCCATCTGCTCGTGGAGAACTTGAAATAACAACGCTGAATGATATCTATCTACAGGAAGAAAATTTGACTGCGCAGTTACTTGGCAGAGGATTTGCGTGGTTGGATACGGGAACGATGGACAGCCTCGTAGATGCAACGACGTTTGTACAGATGGTTGAAAAACGCCAGGGAATTAAAATTTCGGTATTGGAGGAAATTGCCTATCGAAATGGATGGGTAGACGAACATGAGCTTGAAAGTTCGGTTAATAAATATGGAAAATCTCCGTATGGAGAATATTTAAAAAGAGTGCTTGAGGGGAAAGTTCAAGACATTAGGAGGGAAGAAAAGTGA
- a CDS encoding glycosyltransferase family 4 protein, giving the protein MKIILVHYKYYIQGGPERYMFKFKKLAESKGCDVIPFSIDNVNNYETQYSSYFVSSNNRDNLGTFDKSKLSIKGTLSGIFHQFHNYEAYSNLKKLIEDENPDLLYCLIPGSLATDFFKAAHEADIPIILRLSDFRLICGCNTLLRDGDVCEECIHGDYSRMLKHRCVKGSRSLSLLRMMSLSYARKHKKYSLVDAVIMPPKFTAEKIVESGYFPTEKVYVNPTFIDCSNIKPFYNHMNYVLCLGRCSPEKGFIYVVKALRFLKDIPVTVVLTGNKENCGAELIKVIEEYKLEDRINFVGFVHGEKLEKITAEAMCVACPAIWYENSPNTVIEAYSHGKPVIASSLGSLAEIVENEKTGLLFEPKNPKQIAKCIRRLYEDKNFCKELGMNAKEKCERDFNPEKHWRKFIRIYEEIK; this is encoded by the coding sequence ATGAAGATAATTCTTGTTCATTATAAGTATTATATTCAAGGTGGTCCTGAAAGGTATATGTTTAAATTTAAAAAATTGGCAGAGTCTAAAGGGTGTGATGTTATCCCTTTTTCAATTGATAACGTCAATAATTATGAAACACAATATTCTAGCTATTTCGTTAGTTCGAATAATAGAGATAACTTAGGAACATTTGACAAATCCAAACTATCTATAAAAGGTACCCTTTCAGGAATTTTCCATCAATTTCATAATTATGAAGCATATAGTAACCTCAAGAAACTTATAGAAGACGAAAATCCCGATTTGCTTTATTGTTTGATTCCTGGTTCGCTGGCTACTGATTTTTTTAAAGCTGCTCACGAAGCCGATATTCCAATAATTCTTCGACTGTCTGATTTTCGGCTAATATGTGGCTGTAATACTTTGTTAAGAGATGGGGATGTATGTGAGGAATGTATTCATGGTGACTACAGTCGCATGCTAAAGCATAGATGCGTCAAAGGATCCAGATCTCTTTCGCTATTGAGAATGATGTCACTTTCTTATGCTAGGAAGCATAAGAAATATAGCTTGGTTGATGCGGTCATTATGCCTCCTAAATTCACAGCAGAAAAGATCGTTGAATCGGGATATTTTCCTACTGAAAAAGTTTATGTGAATCCAACATTTATTGATTGTTCAAACATAAAACCATTTTATAATCATATGAACTATGTGCTGTGTCTTGGCAGGTGTTCACCTGAAAAGGGATTTATCTATGTTGTTAAGGCGTTACGCTTCCTAAAAGATATACCGGTTACTGTAGTCTTAACAGGAAATAAAGAGAACTGTGGTGCTGAGCTTATAAAAGTAATAGAGGAATACAAGCTTGAGGATAGAATTAATTTTGTGGGCTTTGTTCACGGGGAGAAACTCGAAAAAATCACAGCCGAAGCCATGTGCGTGGCTTGTCCTGCTATTTGGTATGAGAATTCGCCTAATACAGTGATAGAAGCCTACTCACATGGAAAACCAGTTATTGCATCAAGCCTTGGAAGTTTGGCGGAAATAGTTGAGAATGAAAAAACAGGACTTCTTTTTGAACCTAAGAATCCTAAGCAGATAGCGAAATGTATACGGAGACTATATGAGGATAAGAACTTTTGTAAAGAACTTGGAATGAATGCTAAGGAAAAATGTGAAAGAGATTTTAATCCTGAAAAGCATTGGAGAAAATTCATAAGAATATATGAAGAAATAAAATAA
- a CDS encoding NAD(P)-dependent oxidoreductase encodes MNIAIIGASGFIGQHLTKRYLENGDSVTAFVPHVEKLNALEKQYKNLKVICTSFDDFDSLSSMVYENICFDIFYYLAWDGYGKATNDYKEQVKNIKPLCDAIVEAKKIGSKKFLFASSLSEYMIKEGSNLSHNEGGCCNVYGSAKHAARLLAQAVATQQDIPFISIAFANTFGPGDMSHRSSNLFINQLLKGQDLNLTEGNHMYDWNYIDDAVDGLKLAGEQGKPDELYYIGNRSRRPLKEIISEVRDILAPEAKINFGKYHEDFYMDYSCMDTHKLYRDTGYLARTNFKEAITATAEWVRTLNWY; translated from the coding sequence ATGAATATAGCAATAATTGGTGCATCTGGATTTATAGGCCAGCATCTTACGAAACGCTATTTAGAAAATGGTGATAGTGTTACGGCCTTTGTTCCTCATGTAGAAAAACTAAATGCTTTAGAAAAGCAATATAAAAATCTCAAGGTTATTTGCACATCGTTTGATGATTTTGATTCCCTATCGTCTATGGTCTATGAAAATATTTGTTTTGATATTTTCTACTATCTTGCATGGGATGGTTACGGAAAGGCCACTAATGATTACAAGGAGCAAGTTAAAAATATAAAACCTCTTTGTGATGCAATTGTCGAAGCTAAAAAAATTGGAAGTAAGAAGTTTTTGTTTGCAAGTTCACTTTCTGAATATATGATCAAAGAGGGAAGCAACCTTTCACATAACGAAGGTGGTTGCTGTAATGTCTATGGAAGTGCAAAACACGCAGCTAGATTATTGGCACAAGCAGTTGCTACACAACAAGATATTCCATTTATCAGCATCGCGTTCGCAAATACATTTGGTCCAGGTGACATGTCTCATCGATCTTCTAATTTATTTATTAATCAATTATTAAAGGGCCAAGATCTTAATCTCACAGAAGGTAATCATATGTACGACTGGAACTATATTGATGATGCAGTGGATGGGCTAAAGCTTGCCGGAGAACAGGGGAAACCTGATGAATTGTACTATATTGGAAATAGAAGTCGTAGGCCACTTAAGGAAATTATTTCAGAAGTAAGAGATATTTTGGCACCTGAAGCAAAGATAAATTTCGGAAAATATCATGAGGACTTTTATATGGACTATTCTTGCATGGACACTCACAAACTATATAGAGACACAGGATATTTAGCAAGAACAAATTTTAAAGAAGCAATTACAGCGACTGCAGAATGGGTTAGAACGCTCAATTGGTACTAG
- a CDS encoding glycosyltransferase family 1 protein — protein sequence MKKDVIFFGCRGYSQGYGGWETLVRNVIDNWQHPDVHFYVFELVHNKNEAGEFIVNGVTCIRIFIPSKNHFEMIFCDFKALKMLKKLKEKYGFENPILYVMGARIGSLFWLKRNQIKKMGYILVHNPAGLEWKRESNPLIALYVYISHLMLANACRYIICDCFAMQEVYTKICPKKKDNMSSIHYGTYEQIPDDYIMNNKARQYFASHGIVSGKYYLIINRFVRENSYELILSEFVKSKTDADFIVVSNIERENKIYAEIAKTVPFEKDERIKFVGTVYDKDILKVLRSNSRGYINGHTLGGTNPGLLESLSTTNVNLVRDCVFSREGAADTAIYFDENNHPLHELLLQCDAMNEEQRKKLGAKAKIRMRKYFNWKLIAERYNDTFCMLFSRYPN from the coding sequence TGTTATATTCTTTGGCTGCAGAGGATATAGTCAAGGTTATGGTGGCTGGGAAACACTAGTCAGAAATGTGATTGATAATTGGCAACATCCAGATGTCCATTTTTATGTTTTTGAATTAGTGCATAACAAAAACGAAGCTGGCGAATTCATTGTAAACGGCGTAACATGTATAAGAATTTTTATTCCTTCAAAAAACCATTTTGAAATGATTTTTTGTGATTTCAAAGCATTGAAGATGCTGAAAAAATTAAAAGAAAAGTATGGTTTTGAGAATCCTATATTATATGTAATGGGGGCTCGTATTGGAAGTTTATTCTGGTTAAAACGTAATCAGATAAAGAAAATGGGATACATACTTGTCCATAATCCTGCGGGACTAGAGTGGAAGAGAGAGAGCAACCCACTAATAGCGTTGTACGTCTATATCTCGCATCTAATGTTAGCAAATGCCTGCAGATATATTATATGTGATTGCTTTGCAATGCAAGAAGTATATACCAAGATATGCCCAAAGAAAAAAGATAATATGAGTTCAATTCATTATGGTACATATGAGCAAATACCAGACGATTACATAATGAACAACAAGGCTAGACAGTATTTTGCTTCACATGGAATTGTATCAGGAAAGTACTATTTGATAATCAACAGATTTGTACGTGAGAATAGCTATGAATTAATTCTTAGCGAATTCGTAAAAAGCAAAACGGATGCGGACTTTATTGTTGTTTCAAACATTGAACGAGAAAACAAAATCTATGCCGAAATAGCTAAGACGGTACCATTTGAGAAGGATGAGCGTATTAAATTTGTCGGGACGGTATATGACAAAGATATATTGAAAGTATTACGTAGCAATTCAAGGGGATATATAAATGGACATACGCTTGGAGGAACGAATCCTGGCTTGTTAGAATCTTTGTCTACTACAAATGTCAATCTTGTTAGGGATTGTGTCTTTAGTAGAGAAGGGGCGGCAGACACTGCGATTTATTTTGATGAAAATAATCATCCACTACATGAATTGCTTCTTCAATGTGATGCCATGAACGAGGAGCAAAGGAAAAAGCTTGGTGCTAAGGCAAAAATAAGAATGAGAAAATATTTTAACTGGAAACTGATAGCAGAGCGATATAATGATACTTTCTGTATGTTGTTTTCTAGGTATCCGAATTAA